A genomic segment from Chanos chanos chromosome 2, fChaCha1.1, whole genome shotgun sequence encodes:
- the c2cd4a gene encoding C2 calcium-dependent domain-containing protein 4A, with translation MWVVEKIRVSVERTNLPLPVTEYNFKIGDIMFGDKISADKPKKVLMCPNIITPDTIPEFCIPPKIPSPQEGKGMDQGKANSALRVSPCEKGSPKREYPTRELITKHIIQVESVDDGPHENICSDEETTNADPQSQAALSLPHLAKAQTCYGFCTLLESPHTRRKESLFHNDPSTCGIPLVLPRSRSSTCSKVTPSISSQTSPSCSSFSLNSLTSRLSPRGFALHRQGTLDSDTTSSAESSPFSSPLLARSLPKTSLFKALSHERLLYRNLKKATVSRNNSLSTDEGSSTDNSPNVMRRASEGLIEPLSCSFGLAPPAVFPMDLVLHRERVMKESLVPVGRDGTLRLSAEYCSENQRLRVRLISAEGLYSLSVDPKSINCSVSLSLLPGKVQKQRSTVIRKSRNPIFNEDFFFDAISEEELSQCSMRFKVVNKMSTMKRDYILGDCDVPLASLVNL, from the coding sequence ATGTGGGTTGTGGAGAAGATCCGTGTGTCAGTGGAGAGAACCAACCTGCCACTCCCTGTAACGGAATACAACTTCAAAATTGGAGACATCATGTTTGGAGACAAAATTTCTGCCGACAAACCCAAAAAAGTCCTCATGTGTCCTAACATCATCACTCCGGACACCATCCCGGAGTTCTGCATCCCTCCCAAGATCCCGTCCCCACAGGAGGGTAAGGGTATGGATCAGGGAAAGGCTAACAGTGCTCTAAGGGTTTCTCCCTGTGAAAAGGGGAGTCCGAAGAGGGAGTACCCAACACGGGAGCTGATTACCAAACACATCATCCAGGTGGAGAGCGTGGATGATGGGCCTCATGAGAATATTTGCAGTGATGAGGAGACCACCAATGCAGATCCTCAAAGCCAGGCAGCCCTCTCCCTGCCTCACCTGGCCAAAGCCCAGACCTGCTACGGCTTCTGCACGCTACTGGAAAGTCCCCACACAAGGAGAAAGGAATCCCTCTTCCACAATGACCCTAGCACATGTGGGATTCCCCTGGTTCTTCCCCGGAGCAGATCTAGCACCTGCTCTAAAGTaactccctccatctcctcccaAACCTCTCCTTCATGCTCCTCTTTCAGTTTGAACAGTCTAACCTCCAGACTTTCTCCTCGAGGGTTCGCCCTGCACAGACAGGGCACTTTGGACAGTGACACCACCTCCTCAGCTGAGTCTTCCCCCTTCAGCTCTCCTCTGCTGGCCAGATCGCTCCCCAAGACCTCCCTATTCAAAGCACTGAGCCACGAGAGATTGCTATACCGCAACCTGAAAAAAGCAACTGTGTCCAGGAACAATTCTCTATCAACAGATGAAGGCAGTTCAACTGACAACAGCCCCAATGTGATGAGGAGGGCATCAGAGGGTCTTATAGAGCCTCTTTCATGTAGCTTTGGACTGGCACCACCGGCTGTCTTCCCTATGGACTTGGTTCTGCACAGGGAGAGAGTAATGAAGGAGAGTCTGGTACCAGTGGGCCGGGACGGAACCCTGCGACTCTCTGCGGAATACTGCTCCGAGAACCAGAGGCTCCGTGTGCGTCTGATCAGCGCAGAGGGGCTCTATTCACTCTCTGTTGACCCCAAGAGCATCAACTGCAGTGTGAGCCTCTCTCTGCTGCCTGGAAAGGTCCAGAAACAACGTAGCACGGTTATCCGGAAGAGcagaaatcccattttcaaCGAGGACTTTTTCTTTGATGCCATTTCTGAGGAAGAACTTAGCCAGTGCTCAATGCGCTTCAAAGTGGTCAACAAAATGTCCACCATGAAGAGAGATTATATTTTAGGAGACTGTGATGTTCCTCTTGCCAGTCTTGTCAACTTATAA